From Gemmatimonadaceae bacterium, a single genomic window includes:
- a CDS encoding class I SAM-dependent methyltransferase: MTLTDTPRPPVIADRAADDAVVVHDAASGGAAKRAYVQRIFSEIAPRYDLLNHLLSFNIDRRWRARALDALGWRRVPDGRYLDLCAGTLDVSAQLARLPGFRGSVIGADFAEPMLRAGTAKASSAVVRPVVADALELPLADASIDGAIVAFGIRNVADLDACLREVHRVLRPGARFVILEFSTPRSPLVRAGYHAYFHHILPTIGGLVSGHRSAYKYLPESVKHFPVQEALAERMARAGFSRVTWHNLTLGVAAVHGGEKGGSAHGA; this comes from the coding sequence ATGACCCTCACCGATACGCCGCGACCGCCGGTGATCGCGGATCGCGCTGCCGACGATGCGGTGGTGGTGCACGACGCCGCGAGCGGTGGCGCAGCCAAGCGTGCCTACGTGCAGCGCATTTTCTCGGAGATCGCGCCACGGTACGACCTGCTCAATCACCTGCTGAGCTTCAACATCGACCGGCGCTGGCGCGCGCGCGCGCTGGATGCGCTGGGATGGCGTCGGGTTCCCGATGGGCGATACCTCGATCTCTGCGCCGGAACACTGGACGTCTCCGCGCAGCTCGCGCGGCTGCCCGGCTTCAGGGGATCGGTGATCGGCGCCGACTTTGCCGAGCCCATGTTGCGCGCCGGGACGGCCAAGGCGTCCTCCGCCGTCGTGCGGCCCGTGGTCGCGGACGCGCTGGAGCTGCCGCTGGCCGACGCCTCGATCGATGGTGCGATCGTCGCGTTCGGAATCCGAAACGTCGCTGACCTCGACGCGTGCCTTCGTGAAGTGCATCGCGTCCTGCGACCCGGTGCGCGATTCGTCATCCTCGAGTTCTCCACGCCGCGTTCTCCGCTGGTGCGCGCGGGCTACCACGCCTATTTCCACCACATCCTGCCGACGATCGGCGGCCTCGTTTCCGGCCACCGCTCGGCATACAAGTACCTCCCCGAATCGGTGAAGCACTTCCCGGTACAGGAGGCGCTGGCCGAGCGCATGGCCCGCGCCGGATTCTCGCGTGTGACCTGGCACAACCTGACCCTCGGCGTGGCCGCCGTGCATGGCGGGGAGAAGGGAGGGTCGGCGCATGGGGCGTAG
- a CDS encoding menaquinone biosynthesis decarboxylase, which produces MGRSTPGSGPSPFDDLQSFIAALDAAGELVRVREPVRARLELCEIADRVSKAPGGGEALLFEHVLLDDGTRSPYPVAINLFGSMRRMAMSLGVDDLDAVGARITQLLDLKVPDGIVAKLGLLPRLLEVAKFPPRRRGGSPPCQEVVWTGRQIDLRKLPVLTCWPDDGGPYITLPMVVSRDPVRGIRNVGMYRVQVLGPDSVAMHWQRHKVGAAHWRAMAERGEKMPVCIVVGADPASIYSASAPLPPNVDEYIFAGFLRKSPVALTRALTSDLDVPFDAEFVIEGEIDPAEALVTEGPFGDHTGFYSEADLYPRVQVTAVTMRSNPVYATTIVGRPPMEDFYLGHATERIFLPLLRLTTPEVVDYHMPAEGIFHNLVFVSIDKHYPGQAYKVMNALWGAGLMSLAKVLVIVDKDVNVRNPQEAWWVALNNMDPERDVRFTMGPVDVLDHGSRAFTYGSKMGIDATRKWPEEGFTRNWPKVIEMDAATKAQVDAMWPRLGIPAR; this is translated from the coding sequence ATGGGGCGTAGCACGCCGGGTTCCGGTCCGTCGCCCTTCGACGATCTGCAGTCATTCATTGCGGCGCTCGATGCGGCCGGTGAGCTGGTCCGCGTCCGCGAACCCGTACGCGCAAGGCTCGAGCTGTGCGAGATCGCCGACCGGGTGAGCAAGGCGCCAGGCGGTGGCGAAGCGCTGCTGTTCGAACACGTGCTGCTCGATGACGGCACGCGCTCGCCGTACCCGGTGGCCATCAACCTGTTCGGGTCCATGCGCCGCATGGCGATGTCGTTAGGCGTCGACGACCTCGACGCCGTCGGCGCGCGCATCACGCAGCTGCTGGACCTCAAGGTGCCCGATGGTATCGTGGCCAAGCTCGGCCTGCTGCCGCGGTTGCTCGAGGTGGCGAAGTTCCCGCCCCGTCGCCGCGGCGGGTCGCCTCCGTGCCAGGAGGTCGTGTGGACCGGCCGCCAGATCGACCTCCGCAAGCTGCCGGTGCTCACGTGCTGGCCGGACGACGGCGGCCCGTACATCACGCTCCCCATGGTGGTCTCGCGCGACCCGGTGCGCGGCATCCGCAACGTCGGCATGTACCGCGTGCAGGTGCTCGGTCCGGACTCCGTCGCGATGCACTGGCAGCGCCACAAGGTGGGCGCGGCGCACTGGCGTGCGATGGCCGAGCGCGGCGAGAAGATGCCGGTCTGCATCGTCGTCGGCGCCGACCCCGCCTCGATCTACTCGGCGTCGGCGCCGCTTCCGCCTAACGTGGACGAGTACATCTTCGCCGGCTTCCTGCGCAAGTCGCCGGTCGCGCTCACCCGGGCGCTCACCTCGGATCTCGACGTCCCCTTCGATGCGGAGTTCGTGATCGAGGGCGAGATCGATCCCGCCGAGGCGCTCGTCACCGAAGGGCCGTTCGGCGACCACACCGGCTTCTACTCGGAGGCCGATCTGTATCCCCGCGTGCAGGTCACCGCGGTGACCATGCGCTCGAATCCCGTCTACGCCACCACGATCGTCGGTCGGCCTCCGATGGAGGACTTCTACCTCGGGCACGCCACCGAGCGCATCTTCCTGCCGCTGCTCCGCCTGACGACGCCGGAAGTGGTCGACTACCACATGCCCGCCGAGGGGATCTTTCACAACCTCGTGTTCGTGTCGATCGACAAGCACTACCCGGGTCAGGCCTACAAGGTGATGAACGCGCTCTGGGGAGCCGGGCTCATGTCCCTCGCCAAGGTGCTCGTGATCGTCGACAAGGACGTGAACGTGCGCAATCCGCAGGAAGCCTGGTGGGTGGCACTCAACAACATGGATCCCGAACGCGACGTGCGCTTCACGATGGGGCCCGTGGACGTGCTCGACCACGGGAGCCGCGCGTTCACCTACGGATCGAAGATGGGCATCGATGCCACGCGGAAGTGGCCGGAAGAAGGGTTCACGCGCAACTGGCCAAAGGTGATCGAGATGGATGCGGCCACGAAGGCGCAGGTCGACGCGATGTGGCCGCGCCTCGGGATCCCGGCGCGATGA
- a CDS encoding UbiA family prenyltransferase — translation MTLPPSAHPPARAPEGQTFGGTSRLVRYANFVKLPHTVFALPFAFVGATLASYEAPVTLAMVGWIALAFTTARFTAMGFNRIVDRDVDARNPRTQMREIPSGALGVREAMAAVFASGVLFVYSAWRLNPLCARLSPIALAWICFYSYTKRFTRWSHLVLGAGLSIAPVGGYLAVTGQWPEPWWMPVVLAIAVTTWVGGFDVLYALQDAEFDRQNGLHSLPARLGEARAIALTRGLHALTIVALAVVGWVTGSGVLYFVGVLIAASLLVYEHRLVRPGDLSRLDAAFFTMNGVISLVFFACVLAERLVRGLA, via the coding sequence ATGACCCTCCCTCCGTCGGCGCATCCGCCGGCCCGCGCGCCCGAAGGTCAGACCTTTGGCGGCACCTCGCGCCTGGTGCGTTACGCCAACTTCGTGAAGCTGCCACACACGGTCTTCGCCTTGCCGTTTGCCTTCGTGGGCGCGACGCTGGCCAGCTACGAAGCCCCCGTGACACTCGCGATGGTCGGGTGGATCGCCCTCGCATTCACCACGGCACGCTTCACCGCGATGGGATTCAACCGCATCGTCGATCGCGACGTCGACGCGCGGAATCCGCGAACGCAGATGCGCGAAATCCCGAGCGGCGCGCTCGGCGTGCGCGAGGCCATGGCGGCGGTGTTCGCATCGGGCGTGCTGTTCGTGTACAGCGCGTGGCGACTCAACCCCCTGTGCGCGCGACTCTCGCCGATCGCGCTCGCCTGGATCTGCTTCTACAGCTATACCAAGCGCTTCACGCGATGGTCGCACCTCGTGCTCGGCGCCGGCCTCTCGATCGCGCCGGTCGGTGGCTACCTCGCCGTCACGGGGCAGTGGCCCGAGCCGTGGTGGATGCCGGTCGTGCTCGCGATTGCGGTGACCACGTGGGTCGGTGGGTTCGACGTGCTGTACGCCCTGCAGGACGCCGAGTTCGACCGCCAGAACGGGCTGCACTCGCTCCCCGCCAGACTCGGTGAAGCGCGTGCCATCGCCCTGACGCGCGGGCTGCACGCGTTGACCATCGTGGCTCTGGCGGTCGTGGGCTGGGTGACGGGGAGCGGCGTGCTGTACTTCGTTGGGGTGCTCATCGCTGCCTCGCTCCTCGTCTACGAACATCGCCTCGTGCGGCCCGGGGATCTGAGTCGGCTGGATGCTGCGTTCTTCACCATGAACGGCGTCATCAGCCTCGTGTTCTTTGCCTGCGTGCTCGCCGAGCGCCTCGTACGCGGGTTGGCCTGA